A portion of the Candidatus Pristimantibacillus lignocellulolyticus genome contains these proteins:
- a CDS encoding alpha-N-arabinofuranosidase produces the protein MVLAAKMIVDKDFVISKIDDRIYGSFIEHLGRAVYGGIFEPGHPTADANGVRHDVLELIRKLNVPIIRYPGGNFVSGYDWKDGVGPVSERPQRLDLAWRTVEPNLFGMNEFAMWAKAAGSEVMWAINLGTQGVEDARQIIEYANHPGGSYWSDLRIKHGYEQPHRIKTWCLGNEMDGPWQIGQKTADEYGRVASEAAKAMRLVDPDIELVACGSSFLGMPTFAQWEATVLDHTYEHVDYLSLHQYYGNAEQDTATFLARSLQMDQFIDSVTAICDYVKAKKRSKKTMKLSFDEWNVWFHTLNSDKQIQPWQTAPAQLEDIYTMEDALVVGCMIISLLKHSDRVGMACLAQLVNVIAPIMTETGGAAWTQTIFYPFMHASLYGRGNALIPLIQSPKYDTKEITDVPYLEAIAVHNETNNEITIFAVNRSLTDKLLLQMDLRSFGVVALIEHLVLEHDDLKAVNTAKMQAVTPHAGGNARVEDRSIAASLTAASWNVIRLKVYS, from the coding sequence ATGGTATTGGCAGCAAAAATGATCGTTGATAAAGATTTTGTAATTAGTAAAATTGATGATCGAATTTACGGTTCTTTTATTGAGCATCTAGGAAGAGCGGTTTATGGCGGAATATTTGAGCCCGGCCATCCGACAGCTGATGCCAATGGAGTTCGTCACGATGTTTTAGAACTAATTAGAAAGCTGAATGTGCCAATTATTAGATATCCTGGAGGAAACTTTGTATCAGGTTATGACTGGAAGGATGGGGTTGGACCTGTAAGTGAGCGACCGCAAAGGTTGGATCTGGCTTGGCGCACAGTTGAGCCGAATTTATTTGGTATGAATGAGTTTGCTATGTGGGCTAAAGCAGCGGGATCAGAAGTGATGTGGGCGATTAATCTTGGAACGCAAGGGGTAGAGGACGCAAGACAAATTATCGAATATGCGAATCACCCTGGAGGTAGTTATTGGAGCGATCTTCGTATTAAGCATGGTTATGAGCAGCCTCATCGCATTAAAACATGGTGTTTGGGTAATGAAATGGATGGGCCGTGGCAAATCGGACAAAAAACTGCCGATGAATATGGTAGGGTTGCTAGTGAAGCTGCCAAGGCGATGCGCTTGGTAGATCCTGATATTGAATTAGTTGCCTGCGGTAGCTCATTCCTTGGGATGCCTACATTTGCACAATGGGAAGCAACCGTTTTAGATCATACCTATGAGCATGTTGATTACTTATCGCTTCATCAATACTATGGAAATGCAGAGCAGGATACCGCTACATTCCTTGCACGCTCCTTGCAAATGGATCAGTTTATTGATAGTGTTACTGCAATTTGCGATTATGTGAAGGCAAAAAAACGAAGCAAAAAAACAATGAAGCTTTCATTTGACGAATGGAATGTATGGTTTCACACCTTAAATTCGGATAAGCAGATTCAACCGTGGCAAACTGCGCCAGCACAGCTGGAGGATATTTATACAATGGAGGATGCACTTGTTGTTGGTTGCATGATTATTAGTCTGCTGAAGCATTCAGATCGTGTAGGCATGGCTTGCTTGGCTCAACTTGTTAACGTCATAGCTCCTATTATGACTGAAACAGGAGGAGCTGCATGGACTCAAACGATATTCTATCCGTTTATGCATGCCTCCTTGTATGGAAGAGGCAATGCACTGATTCCGCTTATTCAGTCGCCTAAATACGACACGAAAGAAATTACTGATGTTCCTTACTTAGAGGCGATTGCTGTTCATAATGAAACTAATAATGAAATTACAATATTTGCTGTAAATCGCAGTTTAACTGACAAATTATTGCTGCAAATGGATTTGCGGAGCTTTGGGGTGGTAGCTCTGATCGAGCATCTAGTGCTGGAGCATGATGATCTAAAGGCAGTTAATACAGCCAAGATGCAAGCTGTAACGCCGCATGCTGGAGGTAATGCACGAGTTGAAGATCGAAGTATTGCAGCAAGCTTAACAGCAGCTTCATGGAATGTCATTCGCTTAAAAGTATATTCATAA
- a CDS encoding helix-turn-helix transcriptional regulator, producing MSDLIMHFVTPPIPYFIDSGKHTFLPGERHVSRYSINVFDIIIITKGKLFIGENDNEWILHKNEAIILRPDAHHYGTTPCEEETEITWIHFQTFGAWDEMKSIDECYENQITLFEKHKQQAYLNHCEVSSIFIPKKLKLSSKSMNDLTEFYSLDNDPRSLRNWKKQTAFQTFMQNINYESAISINSTAIQLAEKIELFIRQNYTSKITNSVLKAEFNYHPNYLAKCMLKVYLVTPMDYLLQYRIEQAKKLLIQTDWSIARIADELGFSTPAYFSSVFTNKQGISPANFRKREFRKPELR from the coding sequence ATGTCTGATTTAATCATGCACTTTGTAACTCCACCTATTCCTTATTTTATTGACAGTGGGAAACATACTTTCTTGCCGGGAGAGCGACATGTAAGCCGTTATTCTATTAATGTATTTGATATTATTATCATCACGAAAGGAAAGTTGTTCATAGGAGAAAACGATAATGAGTGGATTTTACACAAAAATGAAGCCATTATATTAAGACCCGATGCACATCATTATGGTACTACCCCATGTGAAGAAGAGACGGAAATAACATGGATCCATTTTCAAACATTTGGAGCATGGGATGAAATGAAGAGCATCGACGAGTGCTACGAAAACCAAATTACTTTATTTGAAAAACATAAACAGCAAGCTTATCTCAACCATTGTGAAGTAAGCTCAATCTTTATCCCCAAGAAATTAAAGCTGTCGAGCAAATCCATGAATGATCTTACCGAATTTTATTCCTTGGATAATGATCCGCGTTCACTTCGCAATTGGAAGAAGCAAACTGCTTTTCAGACTTTTATGCAAAATATAAACTATGAGTCAGCGATTTCAATCAATTCAACAGCAATTCAGCTTGCTGAAAAAATTGAGTTGTTTATTCGTCAAAACTATACCTCAAAGATCACGAATTCCGTACTAAAGGCCGAATTTAACTATCATCCCAACTACTTAGCCAAATGCATGTTAAAAGTCTATCTTGTGACCCCAATGGATTACTTACTGCAATATCGGATCGAACAAGCAAAAAAACTACTCATTCAAACAGATTGGTCGATTGCTCGTATAGCTGATGAATTAGGATTTAGCACTCCTGCATATTTCTCCTCGGTCTTCACCAATAAACAAGGTATTTCTCCAGCAAACTTTCGAAAGAGAGAATTTCGAAAGCCTGAACTACGCTAG
- a CDS encoding sugar ABC transporter substrate-binding protein, which produces MKKGKKIGVGLILATLLMIAVGCGNNGGNTVSPEETVKPSETSSSKTEKVKIIYSMWGSAEEGNTTQTVADKFNASQDRIEVEVQAIPWENYMTKLNTLATAGQLPDTGMMQEGGVIQWSSEGMLNDVSAMYEGSDSKPLDSLAYKYEGNTVAYAAANEILLLYYNKDMFDKANVPYPPSSLDQAWTWDEFVATAKKLTIDKNGKHPGEDGFDSQSIVQFGASIENLPWQLETWAVSNGGGFYNEEGTEVRVGEEGSIEAIQKVADLYLKDHVAPLSVGQTDDGIQRTIIAGTVAMATNGQWNIGTSLNTAKEEGLNYGVAVLPYMKDKVTLNTGGANVVFSQTKHPEEAMEWLKWYNSEENNWALISSGIWMPTLDKWYKDEELTRKWVENPNFPPYDEYKSAVVDYAQSSAARPASWFFTNNTTDFNTLLGSILGDVWTGKTTAKDAITKNLDALKAANKGNK; this is translated from the coding sequence ATGAAAAAAGGAAAGAAAATTGGGGTAGGCCTTATTTTAGCTACATTGTTAATGATTGCTGTTGGATGTGGAAACAACGGGGGGAACACAGTATCGCCAGAAGAAACTGTAAAACCATCTGAAACGTCTTCTTCCAAAACGGAAAAGGTGAAAATTATTTATTCGATGTGGGGTAGTGCTGAAGAAGGAAATACGACACAGACAGTTGCCGACAAGTTTAATGCTTCTCAAGATAGAATCGAAGTGGAAGTGCAAGCGATTCCTTGGGAGAACTATATGACAAAATTAAATACACTTGCAACAGCAGGTCAATTGCCAGATACAGGGATGATGCAGGAGGGCGGTGTCATTCAATGGTCGTCTGAAGGTATGTTGAATGATGTAAGCGCTATGTACGAGGGAAGCGATAGCAAGCCACTAGACAGCTTAGCCTACAAATATGAAGGCAACACCGTAGCATATGCTGCAGCCAATGAAATTCTGTTGCTCTATTATAACAAAGACATGTTCGATAAAGCTAACGTACCTTATCCTCCATCTTCACTTGATCAAGCATGGACATGGGACGAATTCGTAGCAACTGCAAAGAAACTGACGATCGACAAAAACGGTAAACATCCTGGTGAGGATGGCTTTGATTCACAGAGTATCGTTCAATTTGGTGCTTCTATTGAAAACCTTCCATGGCAGCTGGAAACATGGGCAGTAAGTAATGGCGGAGGTTTCTACAATGAGGAAGGTACAGAGGTTAGGGTAGGGGAAGAAGGTAGCATCGAGGCAATTCAGAAAGTCGCTGATCTATACTTGAAAGATCATGTTGCCCCGTTGTCCGTAGGACAGACTGATGACGGTATTCAGCGAACGATCATTGCAGGCACTGTCGCTATGGCAACGAACGGTCAATGGAACATAGGAACTAGCTTGAATACTGCAAAAGAAGAAGGGTTGAACTATGGCGTAGCCGTATTGCCTTATATGAAGGATAAAGTCACCCTCAATACAGGTGGAGCCAACGTCGTATTCTCTCAAACTAAGCATCCGGAAGAGGCGATGGAGTGGCTAAAATGGTACAATTCCGAAGAAAACAATTGGGCACTTATCTCATCTGGTATTTGGATGCCGACTCTAGATAAGTGGTATAAGGATGAGGAACTTACACGAAAATGGGTCGAAAATCCAAACTTCCCTCCATATGACGAATACAAGTCAGCAGTAGTCGACTACGCACAGTCCTCTGCCGCGAGACCTGCTTCGTGGTTCTTTACGAATAATACTACGGACTTTAACACTTTGCTCGGATCAATTTTGGGGGATGTATGGACAGGAAAAACTACCGCTAAGGACGCTATCACCAAAAATCTTGATGCTTTGAAAGCTGCTAACAAAGGCAACAAATAA
- a CDS encoding sugar ABC transporter permease — METINKPQKRRSRIYSSEARVAYICLIPAFLGLFLLTYLPLLGVLGISLTNWTGLKSPEFVGLDNYIKIFTTDPYIKDSIIATIYFAILSVVGSMIYSLFIAMLLNRKIPARGFFRAVFYVPYVLPSVAIYVGWSWLYEGNFGFFNYLLSEMGLKKILFIADSSYVVPSLSLISVWLAGNLIVIFLAGLQNVPSVYHEAAEMDGANGWQRFRHITLPCMTPIIFYNLLLSLIANLQVVTPALALTNGGPGNSTRFLTYLMYDQAFVNYKIGYASATTVIIFAILAVFAVVLFKTSNLWIYNEGGDDK; from the coding sequence ATGGAAACCATTAATAAGCCACAGAAGCGCCGTTCCCGTATTTATTCCAGTGAGGCACGCGTTGCTTATATTTGTTTGATTCCTGCATTTTTAGGATTATTCTTACTGACGTATTTACCTCTTTTAGGGGTGTTAGGAATCAGTTTGACGAATTGGACTGGGTTGAAAAGTCCCGAGTTCGTAGGCTTAGATAATTATATTAAAATATTTACTACCGATCCTTATATTAAAGACTCTATTATCGCAACGATCTATTTTGCTATTTTATCCGTAGTCGGAAGCATGATATATTCGCTATTTATTGCGATGCTACTGAATCGTAAAATTCCCGCGAGAGGTTTTTTCAGAGCTGTATTTTATGTTCCTTATGTTTTACCATCCGTAGCGATCTACGTAGGATGGTCATGGCTCTACGAAGGGAATTTTGGGTTTTTTAACTATCTTCTCTCGGAAATGGGCTTGAAAAAAATTCTCTTTATAGCAGATTCCAGCTATGTCGTTCCTTCTCTTTCATTGATTTCTGTTTGGCTGGCGGGAAACTTGATCGTTATCTTTTTGGCTGGACTTCAGAACGTTCCGAGTGTATACCATGAAGCGGCCGAAATGGATGGTGCCAACGGATGGCAACGCTTCCGTCATATCACCTTGCCGTGCATGACACCAATCATTTTCTACAACTTATTATTGAGCTTAATTGCGAACCTTCAAGTTGTTACGCCGGCACTTGCATTAACAAATGGTGGCCCAGGTAATTCTACTAGATTCTTGACTTATCTGATGTATGATCAAGCATTTGTCAATTATAAGATAGGTTATGCTAGTGCAACTACTGTAATCATTTTTGCTATTCTAGCGGTCTTTGCTGTTGTGTTGTTTAAGACATCCAATCTATGGATTTACAATGAAGGAGGCGACGACAAATGA
- a CDS encoding carbohydrate ABC transporter permease, translated as MSVVVYGRLRSQKRKNITMNIITFVAVVIFAILALFPIWWIFRTSLMSNAEIYRYPPSLIPENWLFSNYEKTLEIFKFWKYLWNTMLIIVPSCLAGTFTASLCGYAFARLRFRGKNFIWALCVGSMLLPAMVTLIPLYIGWTRGLGFNDSYWPLILPYFCGGGAFNIFLIRQFIMSIPRELDQAATIDGAGYFRILFSIIMPAIRPAMIVVALFIFIGLWNDLLQQMIYINSSDKYTIALGLTNFRGQLKSDWSLTMAATCLSFAPGVIFYLIGQRYFVEGITLTGLKN; from the coding sequence ATGAGTGTAGTCGTATACGGCAGATTAAGAAGCCAGAAACGCAAAAACATAACAATGAACATCATAACATTTGTCGCCGTCGTTATTTTTGCAATTCTAGCATTGTTCCCTATCTGGTGGATTTTTCGCACGTCTCTCATGAGTAACGCTGAGATTTACAGATATCCGCCATCTCTTATACCGGAAAATTGGTTGTTTTCAAATTATGAGAAAACGCTAGAGATATTCAAATTTTGGAAATACCTATGGAACACGATGTTGATTATCGTTCCCTCCTGTTTGGCAGGAACATTTACGGCTTCTTTATGTGGATATGCCTTTGCAAGATTACGTTTTCGGGGTAAAAATTTTATCTGGGCACTTTGCGTAGGTTCAATGCTTTTACCTGCTATGGTAACGCTTATACCGCTGTATATCGGTTGGACACGAGGCCTTGGATTCAATGATAGCTATTGGCCATTAATTCTACCGTATTTTTGCGGAGGGGGCGCATTTAATATCTTTTTGATTCGCCAGTTTATTATGTCCATTCCGAGAGAACTTGACCAAGCAGCAACGATCGATGGGGCTGGATACTTCCGCATTTTGTTCAGTATTATCATGCCAGCAATTCGTCCAGCGATGATCGTAGTAGCATTGTTTATTTTCATTGGATTATGGAATGATCTGCTCCAGCAGATGATTTACATTAACTCGAGCGATAAATATACAATTGCACTTGGATTAACGAACTTCAGAGGTCAATTAAAAAGTGACTGGTCGCTGACAATGGCAGCAACATGCTTATCTTTTGCTCCAGGAGTTATCTTTTACTTAATTGGTCAAAGGTATTTTGTAGAAGGAATTACTCTGACCGGATTAAAAAATTAG